One Micromonospora sp. WMMD812 genomic window carries:
- a CDS encoding RNA methyltransferase codes for MLFTPRTPRVVAARRLHRRRDREATGRFLAEGPQAVREALARPGVVTELFGTPAALDRHAELAALAAGGDVPISEVTDDALVALAETVAPQGLVAVCRHLDVSLEQALAGGPRLVAVLAEIRDPGNAGTVLRTADAAGAGAVVFAGDAVDPYNGKCVRASAGSLFHVDVVRAADPIQAVEALRGAGLTVFATTGYGEDDLDDLADAGRLAASTAWLFGSEAHGLPPAVTEAADARVRVPLHGRAESLNLAAAAAVCLYASARAQR; via the coding sequence ATGCTCTTCACTCCGCGTACCCCGCGGGTGGTCGCCGCCCGCCGGCTGCACCGCCGCCGGGACCGTGAGGCCACCGGCCGTTTCCTCGCCGAGGGCCCGCAGGCCGTACGCGAGGCCCTCGCGCGGCCTGGCGTGGTCACCGAGCTGTTCGGCACGCCCGCCGCGCTGGACCGGCACGCCGAGCTGGCCGCCCTGGCCGCCGGGGGCGACGTGCCGATCTCGGAGGTGACCGACGACGCGCTGGTCGCCCTCGCCGAGACCGTCGCGCCGCAGGGGCTGGTCGCCGTCTGCCGGCACCTGGACGTGTCCCTGGAGCAGGCCCTCGCCGGCGGGCCCCGGCTGGTCGCGGTGCTCGCCGAGATCCGCGACCCGGGCAACGCCGGCACCGTGCTGCGCACCGCCGACGCGGCGGGCGCCGGTGCGGTGGTGTTCGCCGGTGACGCCGTGGACCCGTACAACGGTAAGTGCGTCCGGGCGTCGGCCGGCAGCCTGTTCCACGTCGACGTGGTCCGCGCCGCGGACCCGATCCAGGCGGTCGAGGCGCTGCGCGGCGCGGGTCTCACCGTGTTCGCCACCACGGGCTACGGCGAGGACGACCTCGACGACCTCGCCGACGCGGGCCGGCTCGCCGCGTCCACCGCCTGGCTGTTCGGCTCGGAGGCGCACGGGCTCCCGCCGGCGGTGACCGAGGCCGCGGACGCCCGGGTCCGGGTGCCGCTGCACGGGCGCGCCGAGAGCCTCAACCTGGCTGCGGCTGCGGCGGTCTGCCTGTACGCTTCAGCGAGAGCACAGCGCTGA
- the infC gene encoding translation initiation factor IF-3 — translation MNEQIRAREVRLVGPEGEQVGIVPLERALQLAADVDLDLVEVAPMARPPVCKLMDFGKFKYESALKAREARRNQQQTVIKEMKLRPKIDPHDYETKKGHVVRFLKAGDKVKVTIMFRGREQSRPELGYRLLRRLESEISELGYVEAAPKQDGRNMIMVLAPHRATKAAAVAATATRGGAPRDRAAEGSAAPEAGETAAAGETGTTADTSGQ, via the coding sequence GTGAACGAGCAGATCCGGGCACGTGAGGTCCGACTGGTCGGCCCCGAGGGTGAGCAGGTGGGCATCGTCCCACTGGAGCGCGCCCTTCAGCTGGCCGCGGACGTCGATCTGGACCTGGTCGAGGTTGCGCCGATGGCGCGCCCGCCGGTGTGCAAGCTCATGGACTTCGGCAAGTTCAAGTACGAGAGCGCACTGAAGGCGCGCGAAGCGCGGCGTAACCAGCAGCAGACCGTCATCAAGGAGATGAAGCTCCGGCCGAAGATCGATCCGCACGACTACGAGACCAAGAAGGGTCACGTGGTGCGGTTCCTCAAGGCGGGCGACAAGGTCAAGGTGACGATCATGTTCCGCGGTCGCGAGCAGAGCCGACCGGAGCTGGGCTACCGGCTCCTGCGGCGGCTCGAGTCGGAGATCTCGGAGCTGGGGTACGTCGAGGCCGCTCCGAAGCAGGACGGCCGCAACATGATCATGGTGCTCGCGCCGCACCGCGCCACCAAGGCCGCCGCGGTCGCCGCGACGGCCACCCGGGGCGGAGCGCCCCGGGACCGGGCCGCGGAAGGCTCCGCCGCCCCGGAGGCCGGCGAGACCGCAGCAGCCGGGGAGACCGGCACGACCGCTGACACCAGCGGCCAGTAA
- a CDS encoding alpha/beta hydrolase, producing MEFAELPGLRMAYRGWGPPEGRPVLLLPGGAADGGTWATVAARLADDGLRSYAPDPRGFGASGRPGRYGLTVSRDDVLAFCDALRLDWPVLVGHSSGAVVAALFAQAHPDRVAALVLEEPPPPVPLGLRLPPRPAGPFPYDWAAREAVVAELNAPDRAGWAGLDRITAPTLVVAGGPGSHLPQDELARVAERLPAGELVTIDAGHAVHASRPDEFVGAVRAFLRSRWVSGG from the coding sequence GTGGAGTTCGCCGAGCTGCCCGGGCTGCGGATGGCCTACCGCGGCTGGGGCCCGCCGGAGGGGCGGCCGGTGCTGCTGCTGCCCGGCGGCGCGGCGGACGGCGGCACCTGGGCCACCGTCGCCGCGCGGCTCGCCGACGACGGCCTCCGGTCGTACGCCCCGGACCCACGCGGTTTCGGCGCCAGCGGCCGACCCGGCCGGTACGGCCTCACGGTCTCCCGGGACGACGTGCTGGCGTTCTGCGACGCACTGCGCCTGGACTGGCCGGTGCTCGTCGGGCACTCCTCCGGGGCGGTGGTGGCGGCGCTGTTCGCCCAGGCGCATCCGGACCGGGTGGCCGCGCTGGTGCTCGAGGAGCCCCCGCCGCCGGTGCCCCTCGGCCTGCGGCTGCCGCCCCGACCGGCCGGCCCGTTCCCGTACGACTGGGCGGCCCGGGAGGCCGTGGTCGCCGAACTGAACGCGCCCGACCGGGCCGGCTGGGCGGGGCTGGACCGGATCACCGCGCCGACCCTGGTGGTCGCCGGCGGGCCGGGCAGCCACCTGCCGCAGGACGAGCTGGCTCGGGTGGCGGAGCGGCTGCCCGCCGGTGAACTGGTCACGATCGACGCCGGGCACGCGGTGCACGCGTCCCGCCCGGACGAGTTCGTCGGCGCCGTCCGGGCGTTCCTGCGGTCCCGCTGGGTGAGCGGCGGCTGA
- the pheS gene encoding phenylalanine--tRNA ligase subunit alpha: MSYRNDPYDPKQVALLDPAALAEAVADAEKAFAVAADPDALTALRPAHLGDRAPVSLARREIGALPPAAKADAGKRVNEARRAIEAAYAARAEVLEREHAERVLVAERVDVTLPYDRRPRGARHPLSVLMEQVSDLFVGMGYEVAEGPEVELEWANFDALNIPADHPARGLMDTFYVAPADRSGLVLRTHTSNVQTRTMLSRKPPIYVICPGRVYRTDEVDATHSPVFHQAEGLVVDKGITMAHLRGTLDHFARAIFGPDAKTRWRPHYFPFTEPSAEFDVWFPEHRDGPQWVEWGGCGMVNPRVLRACGIDPEVYSGFAFGMGIDRTLMVRHGVSDIRHLFEGDVRFSRALGTGA; this comes from the coding sequence ATGAGCTACCGCAACGATCCGTACGACCCGAAGCAGGTCGCCCTGCTCGACCCGGCCGCCCTGGCCGAGGCCGTGGCCGACGCCGAGAAGGCGTTCGCCGTCGCCGCCGACCCGGATGCGCTGACCGCGCTGCGCCCCGCCCACCTGGGTGACCGGGCCCCGGTCTCGCTGGCCCGCCGGGAGATCGGCGCGCTGCCACCGGCCGCGAAGGCCGACGCCGGCAAGCGGGTCAACGAGGCCCGGCGGGCGATCGAGGCGGCGTACGCTGCCCGCGCCGAGGTGCTGGAACGCGAGCACGCCGAGCGGGTGCTGGTCGCCGAGCGCGTCGATGTGACGCTCCCGTACGACCGGCGGCCCCGCGGCGCCCGCCACCCGTTGAGCGTCCTCATGGAGCAGGTCAGCGACCTGTTCGTCGGGATGGGCTACGAGGTGGCCGAGGGGCCCGAGGTCGAGCTGGAGTGGGCCAACTTCGACGCGCTGAACATCCCCGCCGACCACCCGGCCCGGGGGCTGATGGACACCTTCTACGTCGCGCCCGCGGACCGCTCCGGCCTGGTGCTGCGTACCCACACGTCCAACGTGCAGACCCGCACCATGCTCAGCCGCAAGCCGCCGATCTACGTGATCTGCCCCGGCCGGGTCTACCGCACCGACGAGGTGGACGCCACCCACAGCCCGGTCTTCCACCAGGCGGAGGGTCTGGTGGTGGACAAGGGCATCACCATGGCGCACCTGCGCGGCACGCTGGACCACTTCGCCCGGGCCATCTTCGGCCCGGACGCGAAGACCCGCTGGCGGCCGCACTACTTCCCGTTCACCGAGCCGTCGGCGGAGTTCGACGTCTGGTTCCCGGAGCACCGCGACGGTCCGCAGTGGGTCGAGTGGGGCGGCTGCGGGATGGTGAACCCGCGGGTCCTGCGGGCCTGCGGCATCGACCCGGAGGTCTACTCCGGCTTCGCGTTCGGCATGGGCATCGACCGGACCCTGATGGTCCGGCACGGGGTCAGCGACATCCGCCACCTCTTCGAGGGCGACGTCCGGTTCAGCCGGGCGCTCGGGACCGGGGCGTAG
- the ribH gene encoding 6,7-dimethyl-8-ribityllumazine synthase, with translation MAGFGEPATAPVDATGLTVGVVAARWHGELTDHMLDRAVAAAEACGARAVVARVAGSVELPVVAQALARRCDVVVALGVVVRGATAHFDYVCRSVTDGLTRVALDEGKPVAHGVLTVDTLEQARDRAGLPGSAEDKGWAATVAALDAALAVRMVSAGNGHRVGFGG, from the coding sequence ATGGCGGGATTCGGCGAACCGGCGACGGCGCCGGTGGACGCGACCGGGCTGACCGTGGGCGTGGTCGCCGCCCGGTGGCACGGCGAGCTGACCGACCACATGCTCGACCGGGCGGTCGCCGCGGCCGAGGCGTGCGGGGCGCGGGCGGTCGTCGCCCGGGTGGCCGGCTCGGTCGAACTGCCGGTGGTCGCCCAGGCGCTCGCCCGCCGCTGCGACGTGGTGGTCGCGCTCGGCGTGGTGGTCCGCGGGGCCACGGCGCACTTCGACTACGTCTGCCGCTCGGTGACCGACGGGCTCACCCGGGTCGCGCTGGACGAGGGGAAGCCGGTGGCGCACGGCGTGCTCACCGTTGACACCCTGGAGCAGGCCCGCGACCGGGCGGGGCTGCCCGGCTCGGCGGAGGACAAGGGCTGGGCCGCCACGGTCGCCGCGCTGGACGCGGCGCTGGCCGTCCGGATGGTCAGCGCCGGCAACGGCCACCGGGTCGGCTTCGGCGGCTGA
- a CDS encoding PH domain-containing protein, whose protein sequence is MSETELIRLRPRRIRLVCWASAAVLLVVFSLVATSLTGPTGDGYGTFQRGDQIAMVGLGVFGALAFLLFTRPRVEADARGIRVRNVISSYELPWEVVRGIRFDRGAPWASLELHDDDLMPIVALQAADKELAVDGVRALRRLHQAHQARLSGTTTDR, encoded by the coding sequence GTGAGCGAAACCGAGCTGATCCGCCTCCGGCCGCGTCGCATCCGGCTGGTCTGCTGGGCCTCGGCGGCCGTCCTGCTGGTGGTGTTCAGTCTGGTCGCCACCTCGTTGACCGGCCCGACCGGCGACGGCTACGGCACGTTCCAACGCGGTGACCAGATCGCCATGGTCGGCCTCGGCGTCTTCGGCGCGCTGGCCTTCCTGCTCTTCACCCGGCCACGGGTGGAGGCGGACGCGCGCGGCATTCGGGTGCGCAACGTGATCAGCTCGTACGAGCTGCCGTGGGAGGTCGTCCGGGGGATCCGCTTCGACCGGGGCGCTCCCTGGGCCAGCCTGGAGCTGCACGACGACGACCTGATGCCGATCGTCGCCCTCCAGGCCGCCGACAAGGAGCTGGCGGTCGACGGGGTCCGCGCCCTGCGCCGCCTGCACCAGGCACACCAGGCCCGGCTCAGCGGCACCACGACCGACCGCTGA
- a CDS encoding DMT family transporter encodes MTAPRPEPTAPGAATPHPAAVPAPRPEAATASDAAVPVSEAAVAASRSGRGPLPGWVALTLVTVAGVASAAQGAANGELGARVGQASLAGVVNNLGGTLLVLLGLAALPSMRAGLTALRRARLPWWSYLGGLGGAVIVVLGAYLVPVLGVAVFTISQVAGGSLGGLAVDRGGLAPVGRLALTGPRIAGALLGVAAVTLAQLGRPVGELAVVPILLAVVGGLAVALQSALNGRVSAVSSAAAGVAVNFAVSTPAVVLVAVVAGALTGPAPTWPDAWYLYTGGLLGVGIVAGLVVGVRSAGVLRTGLALVAGQLGGALLLDVLLPGGPGARPAVLAGAALTLGAVVVAGRRPRR; translated from the coding sequence GTGACGGCGCCGCGGCCGGAGCCGACGGCACCCGGCGCGGCGACGCCCCACCCGGCGGCCGTCCCGGCGCCGCGTCCCGAGGCGGCCACGGCGTCGGACGCCGCCGTCCCGGTGTCGGAGGCCGCCGTCGCCGCGTCGCGGTCGGGGCGCGGGCCGCTGCCGGGCTGGGTGGCGCTCACCCTGGTCACCGTGGCCGGGGTTGCGTCGGCGGCGCAGGGCGCGGCCAACGGCGAGTTGGGCGCGCGAGTCGGGCAGGCGAGCCTGGCCGGGGTGGTGAACAACCTGGGCGGGACCCTGCTGGTCCTCCTCGGGCTGGCCGCGCTGCCGTCGATGCGCGCCGGGCTCACCGCGTTGCGCCGGGCCCGGCTGCCCTGGTGGAGCTACCTCGGCGGGTTGGGCGGGGCGGTGATCGTGGTGCTCGGCGCGTACCTGGTGCCGGTGCTCGGGGTCGCGGTCTTCACCATCAGCCAGGTGGCGGGCGGGAGCTTGGGCGGGCTGGCCGTGGACCGGGGTGGGCTCGCCCCGGTCGGCCGGCTCGCGCTCACCGGCCCCCGGATCGCCGGCGCGCTGCTGGGCGTGGCGGCGGTGACGCTGGCGCAGCTCGGGCGACCGGTCGGTGAGCTGGCCGTCGTCCCCATCCTGCTCGCGGTCGTCGGCGGCCTCGCGGTGGCCCTGCAGTCCGCGCTGAACGGCCGGGTCTCGGCGGTCAGCTCCGCTGCGGCCGGGGTGGCGGTCAACTTCGCGGTCAGCACCCCGGCGGTCGTGCTCGTCGCGGTGGTCGCGGGCGCGCTCACCGGCCCCGCCCCGACCTGGCCCGACGCCTGGTACCTCTACACCGGTGGGCTGCTCGGGGTCGGCATCGTGGCCGGCCTGGTCGTCGGCGTCCGGTCCGCGGGGGTGCTGCGCACCGGGCTGGCCCTGGTGGCCGGCCAGCTGGGCGGGGCGCTGCTGCTGGACGTACTCCTGCCCGGTGGTCCCGGTGCCCGGCCCGCGGTGCTCGCCGGCGCGGCGTTGACCCTGGGCGCGGTCGTCGTTGCCGGACGCCGTCCACGCCGCTGA
- a CDS encoding helix-turn-helix transcriptional regulator produces MEETLLERLGVSAAAEAVYWAMLDHPTWDVDELVTNLDIPETVVHDALAALADRALITPSTSRPGALRAVSPQIGLLALLDQAEQQMIAQQAKLQAARASVLARAASHDTHREREEIVRLEGVDAVRDRLAEHARTASESFMTLTTGRAMPAQAIETGKTLTRIALSRGVTIRHIYQESTLHDAASRAYAELMAEQGEQSRVMQEAPLRMTLVDRQFALIPIEPHSGRGALEIRGNRLVSALCLLFDLLWERSTPFPRPSTADENGLTDQAVAILRLLRQGRTDEAIGRQLGLSERTVRRTVRDLMQRLDAESRFQAGVEAALRRWI; encoded by the coding sequence ATGGAGGAGACCTTGCTCGAACGGCTGGGTGTGTCGGCAGCTGCCGAAGCCGTCTACTGGGCGATGTTGGATCATCCGACGTGGGACGTCGACGAGCTCGTCACGAACCTCGACATCCCGGAGACCGTCGTCCACGACGCCCTCGCCGCGCTGGCCGACCGCGCGCTCATCACGCCGTCGACCAGCCGGCCGGGCGCCCTACGCGCGGTGAGCCCCCAGATCGGCCTGCTCGCCCTGCTCGACCAGGCCGAACAGCAGATGATCGCGCAACAGGCGAAGCTCCAAGCGGCACGTGCCTCGGTGCTCGCCCGCGCCGCCAGCCACGACACCCACCGCGAGCGGGAGGAGATCGTCCGGCTCGAGGGGGTCGACGCGGTGCGGGACCGCCTCGCCGAGCACGCCCGCACCGCCTCCGAGAGCTTCATGACGCTCACCACCGGCCGGGCGATGCCGGCGCAGGCCATCGAGACCGGCAAGACGCTGACCCGGATCGCGCTCTCCCGGGGGGTGACGATCCGGCACATCTACCAGGAGAGCACGCTGCACGACGCCGCCTCCCGCGCGTACGCCGAGCTGATGGCCGAGCAGGGCGAGCAGAGCCGGGTGATGCAGGAGGCGCCGCTGCGGATGACCCTCGTCGACCGGCAGTTCGCGCTCATCCCGATCGAGCCGCACTCCGGCCGGGGCGCGCTGGAGATCCGAGGCAACCGCCTGGTCTCGGCGCTGTGCCTGCTCTTCGACCTGCTCTGGGAGCGGAGCACGCCGTTCCCCCGGCCGTCCACCGCGGACGAGAACGGCCTGACCGACCAGGCCGTCGCCATCCTGCGGCTGCTCCGCCAGGGCCGTACCGACGAGGCGATCGGCCGTCAGCTGGGGCTCTCCGAACGCACCGTGCGCCGCACCGTCCGCGACCTGATGCAGCGCCTCGACGCCGAGAGCCGCTTCCAGGCCGGGGTGGAGGCGGCGCTGCGCCGCTGGATCTGA
- the rplT gene encoding 50S ribosomal protein L20, with protein MARVKRAVNAQKKRRTLLETASGYRGQRSRLYRKAKEQVLHSMQYAYRDRRDRKGDFRQLWIQRINAGARANGLTYNRLIQGLRLAGIEVDRKILADMAVNDAAAFAAIVELARAAVAAEGTGGAAAQAA; from the coding sequence ATGGCACGCGTCAAGCGGGCTGTGAACGCCCAGAAGAAGCGCCGTACCCTGCTGGAGACCGCGAGCGGCTACCGCGGTCAGCGCTCCCGGCTGTACCGCAAGGCCAAGGAGCAGGTGCTGCACTCGATGCAGTACGCCTACCGGGACCGTCGCGACCGCAAGGGCGACTTCCGGCAGCTCTGGATCCAGCGGATCAACGCGGGCGCCCGCGCCAACGGGCTGACCTACAACCGGCTGATCCAGGGCCTGCGCCTGGCCGGCATCGAGGTCGACCGGAAGATCCTGGCCGACATGGCCGTCAACGACGCCGCCGCCTTCGCGGCGATCGTCGAGCTGGCCCGCGCCGCGGTCGCGGCGGAGGGCACTGGCGGCGCGGCGGCCCAGGCCGCCTGA
- the pheT gene encoding phenylalanine--tRNA ligase subunit beta translates to MRVSVSWLREYVDLPADLPTGDLEQALVGLGIEVESAVDLRESVTGSLVVGEVLEIEELTGFKKPIRFVRVDVGPANGTGEPQEIVCGATNFAVGDRVVVILPGGVLPGGFAIGARKTYGRNSNGMICSAKELGLGDDHSGIMVLPAQSPAKPGDDARPVVGLDDVVLELEITPDRGYALSLRGLARELSHAFGLPFRDPGLVPAPGATPDPAYPVEVRDTVGCDRFAARMVRGVDPAAASPEWMRQRLTTAGIRSISLPVDITNYVMLELGQPMHAFDADRIAGPLVVRRAEPGEKLTTLDGVERVLAPEDMVICDATGPISLAAVMGGETSEVVADTTNVLFEAAHWAPVMVGRTARRHKLFSEAAKRWERGVDPALPLVALERAVRLLTEYGGGVAGDEILDIDHVRARTPVTLPADLPSRRIGVDYPPARVVALLEQVGCSVAQGADRLAEDPGAVGVAAGAGVALTVTPPSWRPDLADPADLVEEVVRLDGYDRVPSVLPVAPAGRGLTWQQRRRRAIAGSLADRGYVEVLAHPFVSPELPDLLGLPADDPRRPAVRLANPLSDEEPLLRATLLGPLLGILRRNLGRGHRDLALYEIGAVFHPRPGAGTPPAMGVDRRPTDAEFAAADAVVPDQPRHVAAVLTGEIELSGWWGAGRVAGWADAIEAGRTVLAAAGVPDDRVEVRAAEYAPWHPGRCAELLVDGAVVGHAGELHPTVVAALELPRRTSAMELNLDRLPAPPVLPAPAVSGFPPALIDVALVVDESVPAAQVQRALAEGAGELLEDVRLFDVYASEQLGAGRRSLAYKLTFRAPDRTLTVEEAVAARDAAVAVAAERFGAVLRGA, encoded by the coding sequence ATGCGAGTTTCTGTCAGTTGGCTGCGGGAGTACGTCGACCTCCCCGCCGACCTGCCCACCGGCGACCTGGAGCAGGCCCTGGTCGGCCTCGGCATCGAGGTCGAGTCCGCGGTGGACCTGCGGGAGAGCGTCACCGGGTCGCTGGTGGTCGGCGAGGTGCTCGAGATCGAGGAGCTCACCGGCTTCAAGAAGCCGATCCGGTTCGTCCGGGTCGACGTCGGGCCCGCGAACGGCACCGGCGAGCCGCAGGAGATCGTCTGCGGGGCGACCAACTTCGCCGTCGGTGATCGTGTGGTGGTCATCCTCCCCGGCGGGGTGCTGCCCGGCGGCTTCGCCATCGGCGCGCGCAAGACCTACGGCCGCAACTCCAACGGCATGATCTGCTCCGCCAAGGAGCTGGGCCTCGGCGACGACCACTCGGGCATCATGGTGCTGCCCGCGCAGAGCCCGGCCAAGCCGGGCGACGACGCGCGGCCGGTGGTCGGCCTGGACGACGTCGTGCTCGAGCTGGAGATCACTCCGGACCGCGGGTACGCGCTGAGCCTGCGTGGCCTGGCCCGGGAGCTGTCGCACGCGTTCGGGCTGCCGTTCCGCGACCCGGGCCTGGTGCCCGCACCCGGCGCCACGCCGGATCCGGCGTACCCGGTCGAGGTGCGGGACACCGTCGGCTGCGACCGGTTCGCCGCCCGGATGGTCCGGGGCGTCGACCCGGCCGCCGCGTCGCCCGAGTGGATGCGGCAGCGGCTCACCACCGCCGGCATCCGCAGCATCTCGCTGCCGGTCGACATCACCAACTACGTGATGCTGGAACTGGGCCAGCCGATGCACGCCTTCGACGCCGACCGGATCGCCGGGCCCCTCGTCGTCCGCCGGGCCGAGCCGGGGGAGAAGCTAACCACTCTGGACGGTGTGGAGCGGGTGCTCGCGCCCGAGGACATGGTGATCTGCGACGCCACCGGGCCGATCTCGCTCGCGGCGGTGATGGGCGGCGAGACCAGCGAGGTCGTGGCCGACACCACGAACGTCCTCTTCGAGGCCGCGCACTGGGCCCCGGTGATGGTCGGGCGGACCGCCCGCCGGCACAAGCTGTTCAGCGAGGCCGCGAAGCGCTGGGAGCGGGGCGTCGACCCGGCCCTGCCGCTGGTCGCCCTGGAGCGGGCGGTGCGGCTGCTCACCGAGTACGGCGGCGGCGTCGCGGGCGACGAGATCCTGGACATCGACCACGTCCGGGCACGTACGCCGGTGACCCTGCCGGCGGACCTGCCGAGCCGGCGGATCGGCGTCGACTACCCGCCGGCGCGGGTGGTCGCCCTGCTGGAGCAGGTCGGCTGCTCGGTGGCGCAGGGCGCGGACCGGCTCGCCGAGGACCCCGGCGCCGTCGGTGTCGCCGCGGGGGCCGGGGTGGCGCTCACCGTCACCCCGCCGTCCTGGCGGCCCGACCTCGCCGACCCGGCCGACCTGGTCGAGGAGGTGGTTCGCCTCGACGGGTACGACCGGGTGCCGTCGGTGCTGCCGGTGGCGCCGGCCGGCCGCGGCCTGACCTGGCAGCAGCGGCGGCGCCGGGCGATCGCCGGGTCGCTGGCCGACCGGGGGTACGTCGAGGTGCTCGCCCACCCGTTCGTCTCGCCCGAGCTGCCCGACCTGCTCGGCCTGCCCGCCGACGACCCGCGCCGCCCGGCGGTGCGGCTGGCCAACCCGCTCTCCGACGAGGAGCCGTTGCTGCGGGCCACGCTGCTCGGCCCGCTGCTCGGCATCCTCCGGCGCAACCTCGGTCGGGGCCACCGCGACCTCGCGCTCTACGAGATCGGGGCGGTCTTCCACCCGCGGCCCGGCGCGGGCACCCCGCCGGCCATGGGCGTGGACCGGCGGCCCACCGACGCCGAGTTCGCCGCCGCCGACGCGGTGGTGCCCGACCAGCCCCGGCACGTCGCCGCCGTGCTGACCGGCGAGATCGAGCTGTCCGGCTGGTGGGGCGCGGGCCGGGTGGCCGGCTGGGCGGACGCGATCGAGGCCGGGCGTACGGTGCTCGCCGCCGCCGGCGTCCCCGACGACCGGGTCGAGGTCCGGGCCGCCGAGTACGCGCCGTGGCACCCGGGGCGCTGCGCCGAGCTGCTGGTCGACGGCGCGGTCGTGGGGCACGCGGGCGAGTTGCACCCGACGGTCGTCGCCGCGCTGGAGCTGCCCCGGCGGACCAGCGCCATGGAGCTGAACCTCGACCGGCTGCCGGCCCCGCCGGTGCTGCCCGCGCCCGCCGTCTCCGGCTTCCCGCCGGCGCTGATCGACGTCGCGCTGGTGGTGGACGAGTCGGTGCCGGCCGCCCAGGTGCAGCGTGCTCTCGCCGAGGGCGCCGGCGAGCTGCTGGAGGACGTCCGCCTCTTCGACGTGTACGCCTCTGAGCAGCTCGGCGCCGGGCGCAGGTCGCTCGCGTACAAGCTCACCTTCCGGGCGCCGGACCGGACGCTGACGGTGGAGGAGGCGGTGGCCGCGCGGGACGCGGCGGTCGCCGTGGCCGCCGAGCGTTTCGGCGCGGTCCTGCGCGGCGCCTGA
- a CDS encoding phosphoribosyl-ATP diphosphatase, which yields MKTFEELFAELQAKAAAGAPGSGTVAALERGVHFIGKKVVEEAAESWMAAEHEGRERAAEEISQLLYQTQVLMLATGLELKDVYRHL from the coding sequence GTGAAGACGTTCGAGGAGTTGTTCGCCGAGCTGCAGGCCAAGGCCGCCGCCGGCGCTCCCGGCTCGGGCACGGTCGCCGCGCTCGAGCGGGGCGTGCACTTCATCGGCAAGAAGGTCGTCGAGGAGGCGGCCGAGTCGTGGATGGCCGCCGAGCACGAGGGCCGGGAGCGGGCCGCCGAGGAGATCTCGCAGCTGCTCTACCAGACCCAGGTGCTGATGCTCGCCACCGGTCTCGAGCTGAAGGACGTCTACCGACATCTGTGA
- the rpmI gene encoding 50S ribosomal protein L35 has protein sequence MPKMKSHTGMGKRVKVTGKGKIVAQQAGLRHNLEKKASTHTRRLTGTVVLAKADVKRIKKLLGR, from the coding sequence ATGCCGAAGATGAAGAGCCACACGGGAATGGGCAAGCGGGTCAAGGTGACCGGCAAGGGCAAGATCGTTGCCCAGCAGGCCGGCCTCCGGCACAACCTGGAGAAGAAGGCCTCCACCCACACCCGTCGGCTGACCGGCACGGTCGTGCTGGCCAAGGCCGATGTCAAGCGCATCAAGAAGCTGCTCGGCCGCTGA
- the hisG gene encoding ATP phosphoribosyltransferase produces the protein MLRVAIPNKGTLAEPAAQMLREAGYRQRTDPKDLVCRDEPNDVEFFYLRPKDIATYVGSGDLDLGITGRDLLIDSAASAEEVVDLAFGRATFRFAARPDDIDSVQELGGHRIATAYPGLVERHLADLGVKADVIRLDGAVENAVRLGVADVVADVVETGATLRQAGLVVFGEPLLRSSAVLVRRAGAAAHPQAEQLLRRLHGVLVARRYVMLAYDVPAGLLDRASSLTPGIESPTVSPLHREGWVAVQAMVLRDDVHRIMDELYELGARAILVTNIHACRL, from the coding sequence ATGCTGCGTGTCGCCATCCCCAACAAGGGCACCCTGGCCGAGCCGGCCGCCCAGATGCTGCGCGAGGCGGGCTACCGCCAGCGCACCGACCCGAAGGACCTGGTCTGCCGGGACGAGCCCAACGACGTCGAATTCTTCTACCTCCGCCCGAAGGACATCGCCACCTACGTCGGCTCCGGTGACCTGGACCTGGGCATCACGGGCCGGGACCTGCTGATCGACTCGGCCGCCTCGGCCGAGGAGGTGGTCGACCTCGCCTTCGGTCGGGCCACCTTCCGCTTCGCCGCCCGGCCCGACGACATCGACTCGGTGCAGGAGCTGGGCGGGCACCGGATCGCCACCGCGTACCCGGGCCTCGTCGAGCGGCACCTCGCCGACCTGGGCGTCAAGGCCGACGTGATCCGCCTGGACGGGGCGGTGGAGAACGCCGTCCGGCTCGGCGTCGCCGATGTGGTCGCCGACGTCGTGGAGACCGGCGCCACCCTGCGCCAGGCGGGGCTGGTCGTCTTCGGCGAACCGTTGCTGCGCTCGTCGGCGGTGCTGGTCCGGCGCGCCGGGGCGGCGGCGCACCCGCAGGCCGAGCAGCTGCTGCGCCGCCTGCACGGGGTGCTGGTCGCCCGCCGCTACGTGATGCTCGCCTACGACGTGCCGGCCGGCCTGCTGGACCGGGCCAGCTCGCTCACCCCGGGCATCGAGTCGCCCACCGTGTCGCCGCTGCACCGGGAGGGCTGGGTCGCCGTCCAGGCCATGGTGCTCCGCGACGACGTCCACCGGATCATGGACGAACTCTACGAACTGGGCGCCCGCGCGATCCTGGTCACCAACATCCACGCCTGCCGGCTGTGA